The following coding sequences are from one Nicotiana tabacum cultivar K326 chromosome 1, ASM71507v2, whole genome shotgun sequence window:
- the LOC107787291 gene encoding sister-chromatid cohesion protein 3 isoform X2, with protein MEEEPVVSGTANRRTKRTRVQTRVNEEQNVNEEREESSDDFEESRGRAKRSKAVAGTSAAAAAASRNAHLSLIDVVKGDRRLIPLVVKHWVEHYEKNPKAAIAGLLSMMFEACGVKYHIEEDFLDQTDVDDVVVALVNMAKRGEVEDYQSSKKKDFNNFKDNLVYFWDTLVAECENGPLFDKVLFDKCMDYVIALSCTPPRVYRQVASLMGLQLVTSFIHVAKVLGAQRETTQRQLNAEKKKKVDGPRVESLNKRLSLTHEKITIIEEMMRKIFTGLFMHRYRDVEPDIRMACIQSLGVWILSYPSLFLQDLYLKYLGWTLNDKSHGVRKASVLALQNLYEVNDNVPSLGLFTERFYKRMIELADDVDISVAVCAIGLVKQLIRHQLVPEEELSSLYDLLIDDPPDIRRAIGALVYDNLIAQRLNSSQSSSGDNTDSSEVHLSRLLRILREFSKDEMLSMYVIDDIWEYMDAMKDWKCILSMLLEEEPSAELSDVDATNLIRLLAASIRKAVGEKIVPASDNRKQYYTKAQKEMFESCKRDITVAMMRNYPQLLRKFMSDKAKIPYLLEIIVHMNLELYSLKRQDQNFKSAVLLMKEAFFKHGEKEALRSCVKAVGFCATESRGELQDFALNKLKEIEDELIVKLKSAIKEVVDGDDEYSLLVNLKRLYELQLSRQISIESLYKDFAETLKNFRSIDDEVIGFLLLNMHLHVCWCLHSIINSGTVPEQSVSSLISKRSTLFKLLESFLTTESPEGLRANHLACRVCVILSEQWCLFRKATFASTELEVLGYSPDESILQKFWKLGEHQLHISDETEEDDSNREYIEETNRDAIIIAVAKLVAVEAVPKEYLAPEIVSRFAMHGTSVSEVIKHLLTVLRNKGADVACLFLEALKKAYQRYLVVLSSDDDNSARKTFQECEDLASELAKTFGKAAKNKHRSDVLNIVTGGIQYAFSDAPEHLSFLDGAVLHFISKLPPPDIMDILKDVEKRTENVNMDEDPSGWRPYHIFVDTVCEKYAKDEGLQDGKEGSAMRRRGRPPKRQNLQGKKLFNKHTSSEDEESICGSDQDADEEKQDDEEEVPLIQSIKSSSKLRSLKTSKRAEAI; from the exons ATGGAGGAGGAACCAGTGGTGTCGGGAACGGCGAATCGCCGTACG AAACGAACGAGAGTTCAAACTAGGGTTAACGAGGAGCAAAATGTGAATGAGGAGAGAGAAGAATCGTCCGACGATTTTGAAGAATCTCGTGGTAGAGCTAAGCGGAGTAAGGCTGTAGCAGGCACTTCAGCTGCTGCGGCTGCTGCTTCTAGAAATGCTCATCTCAGTTTAATTG ATGTTGTCAAAGGTGATAGGAGACTAATTCCTCTAGTGGTTAAGCATTGGGTGGAACACTATGAGAAGAACCCGAAAGCCGCAATAGCTGGACTCTTGAGCATGATGTTTGAG GCCTGCGGAGTAAAATATCATATTGAAGAAGATTTCTTGGACCAAACTGATGTTGATGATGTAGTAGTTGCTCTTGTAAACATGGCTAAGAGG GGTGAAGTTGAAGATTATCAAAGTTCAAAAAAGAAGGACTTCAACAACTTCAAAGATAACCTTGTCTACTTCTGGGATACTTTGGTTGCTGAATGTGAAAATGGACCACTTTTTGATAAGGTCTTGTTTGACAAGTGCATGGACTATGTGATTGCACTATCGTG CACCCCTCCTAGAGTATATCGTCAGGTTGCTTCATTAATGGGGCTACAACTTGTTACATCCTTTATACACGTTGCCAAAGTTCTTGGTGCGCAGCGCGAAACCACTCAGAGGCAGCTAAATgctgaaaagaagaagaaagtggaTGGGCCTCGAGTTGAATCACTAAATAAAAGATTATCCTTGACCCATGAAAAGATAACAATAATAGAGGAGATGATGCGGAAGATATTTACCGG GCTATTTATGCACCGTTATCGAGATGTCGAACCGGATATCAGAATGGCATGCATACAGTCATTGGGTGTTTGGATCCTGTCATACCCCTCCCTGTTTTTGCAGGATTTGTATTTGAAATATCTTGGATGGACATTGAATGATAAA AGTCATGGTGTAAGGAAGGCTTCAGTCCTTGCACTGCAAAATCTTTATGAGGTGAATGATAATGTTCCATCTCTTGGCCTTTTCACGGAGAGGTTTTATAAAAGAATGATCGAGCTTGCTGATGATGTTGATATTTCTGTGGCAGTATGTGCTATAGGACTTGTGAAACAACTGATAAG ACATCAACTTGTTCCCGAGGAAGAATTAAGTTCATTATATGATTTGCTAATTGATGATCCACCAGATATCAGGCGTGCCATTGGAGCACTAGTGTATGATAATCTGATTGCCCAGCGATTGAACAGTTCACAATCTAGTTCAG GGGATAATACTGATTCTTCTGAGGTTCATCTGAGTAGACTGCTGCGCATATTGAGAGAGTTCTCAAAAGACGAAATGCTGAGCATGTATGTCATTGATGATATCTGGGAGTATATGGATGCCATGAAA GATTGGAAGTGTATCCTGTCTATGCTCTTGGAGGAAGAGCCATCAGCTGAACTAAGTGATGTAGATGCGACAAACCTAATTCGGTTGCTTGCTGCATCAATTAGAAAGGCAGTCGGGGAGAAGATTGTTCCTGCTAGTGATAATAGAAAACAATATTACACTAAAGCACAAAAG GAAATGTTTGAAAGTTGTAAACGTGATATAACCGTTGCTATGATGAGGAATTATCCGCAGCTTCTTCGCAAATTTATGTCTGACAAAGCAAAAATTCCTTATCTACTCGAAATCATTGTTCATATGAACCTTGAGCTCTATTCTCTTAAAAGACAAGATCAG aaTTTTAAATCTGCTGTCCTTCTGATGAAAGAGGCATTTTTTAAGCATGGTGAGAAGGAAGCTCTGAGATCTTGTGTAAAAGCTGTGGGCTTCTGTGCCACTGAGAGTCGAGGGGAGTTACAGGACTTTGCCCTTAACAAATTAAAGGAGATTGAGGATGAGCTCATTGTCAAACTTAAATCTGCAATAAAAGAAGTTGTG GATGGTGATGATGAATATTCACTGCTTGTTAATTTGAAAAGATTGTATGAACTTCAATTGTCAAGGCAAATTTCCATTGAAAGCTTGTATAAAGATTTTGCGGAGACTCTTAAAAACTTCAGAAGTATTGATGACGAG GTAATTGGATTTCTGCTTCTCAACATGCATCTGCATGTTTGCTGGTGCCTACACTCTATCATAAACTCTGGCACAGTCCCCGAGCAATCAGTGTCTTCCTTAATTTCCAAGCGCAGTACCTTGTTTAAACTACTTGAGTCCTTCCTGACTACTGAATCTCCTGAAGGTCTTCGTGCGAATCATCTTGCATGTAGG GTTTGTGTTATTCTTTCAGAACAATGGTGTCTGTTCAGGAAAGCAACCTTTGCTTCCACTGAGCTAGAAGTTTTGGGGTACTCTCCAGATGAATCCATTCTTCAAAAGTTCTGGAAGCTTGGTGAACACCAACTACATATTTCAG ATGAGACTGAAGAAGATGATTCTAATAGGGAATACATTGAGGAGACAAATCGAGATGCTATAATCATTGCTGTGGCGAAGTTGGTTGCTGTTGAGGCAGTTCCTAAG GAGTATCTTGCTCCAGAGATAGTATCTCGTTTCGCGATGCATGGAACAAGTGTGTCTGAGGTCATTAAGCATTTGCTAACAGTCTTAAGGAATAAAGGTGCAGATGTTGCATGTCTGTTCCTAGAGGCACTAAAGAAG GCATATCAACGGTACTTAGTGGTACTTTCTTCTGATGATGACAATTCAGCAAGAAAGacatttcaagaatgtgaagatCTTGCGAGTGAGCTTGCTAAAACTTTTGGAAAGGCTGCTAAAAACAAGCATCGATCAGATGTTCTAAATATTGTCACAGGAGGCATTCAATATGCCTTTTCAGATGCTCCAGAACATTTATCTTTCTTAGATGGTGCCGTGCTGCATTTCATATCCAAACTTCCTCCGCCAGATATTATGGACAT CTTGAAAGATGTTGAGAAAAGAACTGAAAATGTTAATATGGATGAAGATCCAAGTGGTTGGCGACCCTATCATATATTTGTAGACACAGTCTGTGAGAAGTATGCAAAGGATGAAGGTTTACAAG ATGGTAAGGAAGGTTCGGCCATGAGACGTCGAGGTCGTCCTCCTAAGAGGCAGAACTTACAAGGAAAAAAGCTGTTTAACAAGCACACTTCTAGCGAAGACGAGGAATCAATCTGTGGATCTGACCAGGACGCAGATGAAGAAAAACAAGATGACGAAGAGGAGGTCCCTCTAATACAATCTATTAAGTCATCATCCAAGCTAAGGTCTCTGAAGACATCAAAGAGAGCTGAGGCCATATGA